The Macaca nemestrina isolate mMacNem1 chromosome 17, mMacNem.hap1, whole genome shotgun sequence genome contains the following window.
tctcgaagtcctgaccccaggtgatccgcccaccttggcctccgaaagtgctgggattacaggcgtaagccaccgttcctggccctgtctctctttttttggctGCTTTTAAGAGTTTAGTTTTCAATGGTTTTACTACTGTATACTTTAGTATagttttcttcatctttctcatGCTGAAGATTCATTTGGCTTCTATGATTtgtgacttgattttttttttttatctgttgtGGAAAATTCTAATACATTGTTTCTTTGACTTAGCTTCTGTCCATTCTCTCTCACTTCTCTTTTTAACCTTCTAGGACTCTGGTTACATCTGTGATAGACCTTTTCACCCTATCCTGGATGTCTCCTTTTCTAATGTTTGcaagtttttcattatttttctgctttccaaCTTCATATTCTTTTggccttttacatttattattagtTTCTGAATTCCAAATTGGTGCTACACATGTTTTCTatagcttttcttcttcttttattttatttatttatttatttatttatttatttatttatttgagatggagtgttgctctgtcgcacaggctggagtgcagtggtgcaatcccggctccctacaacctccgtctcctgacctcctgacccggttcaagcaattttccttcctcagcctcctgagtagctgggattacaagcgtgtgccaccacacccagctaatttttgtgttgaggtggggtttcaccatgttggccaggctggtctcaaacccctgaccccaggtcatccgcccacctcggcctcgcaaagtgctgggattacaggcatgagccaccatgcccggccttcttgtatttatttatttgagacagggtttcactttgtcacccaggctgtagtgcagtgtagatcatagctcactgtagcttcaacctcctgggcttcagGGATCCTCCAGCTTTAGCCTTCCAAATAtttaggactacaagtgtgtgccaccatgcccagctcatttttaattttttgtagagatggggtctcactgtgttgccaaagctggtcttaaactcctgggctcaagcagtcttcctgcctcagcctcccaaagtgctgggattacaggcatgagccaccacactcagccttatAGCTTTTTTTCTGACAacaaaagttttgttttcttttatcagatattGGCAATATAATATCCTATGACAGCAAAAAATATGCTCAAACtaattaaaactatttaaaagtaAGAGTGATAAATAGCAACAACAtgacaaaatattaatttaaatgttataaCAGTAAAATAACGTAGACAAATCATACtgtttaaaaatgagttttaaaatcatcaaattggctgggcacagtggctcacatctgtaaccccagcactttggaaggccgaggagggtggatcacttgaggccaggagttggagaccatcctggccaacatagcaaaatactttctctactaaaaataagaaaaattagctgggtgtggtggtgcatgcctgtaattccaactacttcaGAAGCTGAAGcacaggaatcgcttgaacccaggaggtggaggttgcagtgaactgagatcgtgccactgtattccagcctgggcaacacagtgagacactgcctcaaaaaaaaaaaaaaaaagaaaaaaaaagtcataaaatcatTCTACCATCAACAAGAGTTTTTATTGAACTTATATTTAAACATTGAGGCATAATTACCTGAAAATGaattagaagttttaaaaagcattaaagtgtcttaaaaataaaatattaaattgcatacacaaacacattgtaaGACCAGTATCCCACAGtgtaatttttaatgaatttttgaCAAACTGGCAGAAAAGTTCTTAGGGCCATAAAAAAGTTGTTAAATCTACccttaattaaataataattatcacTATATGAAATAGTAAGTATAAATATTAACTTTTGATTAGTTTATTGTCTAGCTCTTTTTGAAAATCAGTGTTTTTTTCcataaaagttttattaaaagGTATATACAAAGACTTGAATAAACTATTCTGCCAGTGAAATTTGAGAAAGCCCTCACAACAAAGCTAGTCAAGAATGAGAACAAAtagaggccaagcatggtggctcatgcctgtaatcccagcactttgggaggctgaggtgggtggatcacctgaggtcaggagttcaagaccagcctggccaacatggcaaaaccccatctttactaaaaatacaaaaatcagctgggcgtggtggcacatgcctgttgtcccacctactcaggaggctgagacaggagaattgcttgaacccaggaggcggaggttgcagtgagctgagatcgcaccattgcgctctagcctgggtgtcacagcaagactctgtctcagaaaaaaaaaaaaaaaagaacaaatagaaatatGGTTGGGGACTAATGTCTGGTTTGTGGAGTAAATAGCAGGAGAGTATGACAGTGTTTGAGCTTGTCAAAAGTTGAAGAATACCATCTAAAATAGTTGGCTCTAAACCACAAATGGACTTTTTTATTGGGGGAACCTGCCCCCGATAATTtgacatgggttcttttctatttctttaagtgccagccagtctgagaaataaagggaaagagtacaaaagagagaaattttaaagctgggtgtctgggggagacatcacatgtcagcaggttccatgatgcccccTAAGCTGCAAAAtgagcaagtttttattagtggtTTTCAataggggagggagtgtacgaatagagtgtgggtcacagagatcacatgcttaagggcaacaaaagatcacaaggcaggaagtcagggtgagatcacaaggtcagggcgaaactagaatcactaatgaacttcTGTGTCCCGCTGTgtacacattgtcattgataaacattttaacagggttcaagagtagagaaccggtctgactagaatttgccaggctggaatttcctcatcctagcAAGCCAGGGGTGCTGCAGGAGACTAGGGCATGTTTCATCCCTATCTACATCTGCATAAAGGCAGACACTCCCAGGGAGGCCATTTCAGAGGCCTTCCCTGGGAATgtattcttttcccagggctgttaattattaatattccttactggggaaagaattcagcgataCTTCTCTTACCTGTTTtcagtaataagagaaatatggctctgtcctgcccagcctacaggcagccagactttaaggttCTCTCCCCTGTTCCttgaaaatcgctgttatcctgttcttaaggtgccTAGATTtgatattgttcaaacacacatgctctgtaaacaatttgtgcagttaacacaatcatcacaaggtcctgaggcaacattcatCATCAGTTTACGAAGATggtgggattaagagattaaagtaaagacaggcataggaaatcacagaAGTATTggttggggaagtgataaatgtccatgaaatcttcacattcTGCCAGGGCTTCAGTCAGTCCTTCCATTagaggtccctgacttcctgcaacactgtttttttttttttgagtcagtcttgctctgtcacccagggtagagtgtagtgacacaatcttggctcactgcaacctccacctcctggaatcaagcaatcctcccacctcagcgtcacaagtaactgggactacaggtgcacaccatcatgcctggctaatttttgtattttttttgtagagacagtgttttgctatattgcccagactggtctcgaactcctaagctcaagcaattctctcaccttggcctcccaaagtgctgagattataggcatgagccactgtgcccagcttaatGGACTTTTTTAACAGGAAAGGTTCAGTGAATTTGCTACTTTAGTTTTTGCTAAACCAGCCTCCCTTAACCCTACCTTCTTCTCACTAGAAAACAAGTCAGTGTGAAAGCAATTAAAACCATATATTCATTATCCatgtatttattacttttattgttCTGTTTAGTGAGATTGCTCCAGCTTAGGAAAGGAATTACttgatttatctcttttttattcCAGACATGGAGCCCAAACCTGCAACCAAGAATGCTACACAAACAAAGGATATTTCTGAAGATTTATCACAGGATGCCGTACTAGAGAAACTTACAGAGAATGGTCTGTGGGATTCCAGAGTGGAAGGGTTATGGAAATGGAATGATAGGATATTGAGATTACAAAATAatcaggagaatcatttgagtcaAAGAATaattccactcaagaagactccCACTAGTCAAAGAGGCTTTAGATTTGAATCTATTCTTATTCCAGAACCAGGCGTTGCCACCGAAGAGCTTCACAGCAGATGCCAAACACAAGAGGAAAATTTCACAGAGAATTTAAATTTGGTTACAGATACCCGTTTGGGGAAGATAATTTGCAAGGAGATGAAAGGCAGCAAAGCCATAAGGCAGACTTCAGAACTTACTTTGGGGAAAAAATCCAATAATAAGgaaaaaccctacaaatgtggTACATGCGGAAAGGCCTTTCGTTATAGGTCATTGCTCATTCAACATCAAAGAACTCATACTAAAGAAAAACCTtatgaatgtaatgaatgtgggaaaacatTCAGCCAGCCTTCATATCTCAGTCAGCACAAAAAAATccacactggagaaaaaccctataaatgtaatgaatgtggaaagGCCTTCATTGCTTCCTCATCACTTATGgtacatcagagaattcacactaAAGAGAAACCTTATCAGTGTAATGTGTGTGGGAAATCTTTTAGCCAGTGTGCCCGTCTTAATCAGCACCAGAGAATTcaaactggagagaaaccctataaatgtaatgaATGCGGGAAAGCTTTTAGTGATAAATCAAAACTTGCAAGACATCAGGAAACTCACAATGgtgagaaaccctacaaatgtgatgATTGTGGGAAAGCCTTTAGGAACAAGTCATATCTTAGTGTACGTCAGAAGACCCACACTGAAGAGAAACTGTATCAGTGCAATGAGTGTGGGAATTCTTTTAAGAACACCACAATTTTTAATGTGCATCAGAggattcatactggagagaaaccttttagatgtaatgaatgtggaaaagcctATAGAAGTAATTCAAGCCTTATCGTACATATAAGAACTCACACTGgggaaaaaccctatgaatgtaatgaatgtgggaaagcatTCAACCGCATTGCAAATTTCACAGAACATCAGCGaattcacacaggagaaaaaccctataaatgtaatgaatgtgggaaagcattcattaattattcatgccttACTGTACACCACAGAATgcatacaggagagaaaccttataaatgtaatgaatgtggaaagGCCTTCATGCGTTCTTATTCTCTAATTCTACATCAGCGTATTCATACTGAAGAGAAACCTTACCTGTGCAATGAATGTGGGGAGTCTTTCAGAATAAAATCATACTTAACTgtacatcagagaattcacactggagagaaaccatataAATGTACTGACTGCGAGAGGGCCTTCACCAGAATGGTACATCTCAAGGAGCatcagaaaattcatactggagtgAAACCCTATAAATGTTATGACTGTGGAAAGTCCTTTAGGACTAAATCATACCTTATTGTACATCAGAGGACCCATACTGGGGAAAAACCatataaatgtaatgaatgtgagAAAGCCTTCACTAATACATCACAGCTTACTGTGCACCAACGAagtcatactggagagaagccctataaatgtaatgaatgtggaaagGTTTTCACAAGTAACTCAGGCTTTAATACACATCAAAGAAcacatactggagagaaaccatttAAATGTAATGACTGTGGGAAAGCATTTAGCCAGATGGTACATGTCACAGAACATCAGAAAATCCATAGTGGAGAGAAGCCCTATAAGTGTGATGTCTGTGGAAAAGCCTTCAGGAGGGGTTCTTACCTTACAGTGCATTGGAGAACacacactggagaaaaaccctacaCCTGTAAGGAATGTGGAAAGGGTTGTATTACTCTATCACAGCTAACCctacatcagagaattcatactggggagaaaccctataaatgtaatgaATGCGGGAAAGCTTTTAGTGATAAATCAAAACTTGCAAGACATCAGGAAACTCACAATGgtgagaaaccctacaaatgtgatgactgtgggaaagcctttagGAACAAGTCATATCTTAGTGTACATCAGAAGACCCACACTGAAGAGAAGCCGTATCAGTGCAATGAGTGTGGGAATTCTTTTAAGAACACCACAATTTTTAATGTGCATCAGAggattcatactggagagaaaccttttagatgtaatgaatgtggaaaagcctATAGAAGTAATTCAAGCCTTATCGTACATATAAGAACTCACACTGgggaaaaaccctatgaatgtaatgaatgtgggaaagcatTCAACCGCATTGCAAATTTCACAGAACATCAGCGaattcacacaggagaaaaaccctataaatgtaatgaatgtgggaaagcattcattaattattcatgccttACTGTACACCACAGAATgcatacaggagagaaaccttataaatgtaatgaatgtggaaagGCCTTCATGCGTTCTTATTCTCTAATTCTACATCAGCGTATTCATACTGAAGAGAAACCTTACCTGTGCAATGAATGTGGGGAGTCTTTCAGAATAAAATCACACTTAACTgtacatcagagaattcacactggagagaaaccatataAATGTACTGACTGCGGGAGGGCCTTCACCAAAATGGTACATCTCAAGGAGCatcagaaaattcatactggagtgAAACCCTATAAATGTTATGACTGTGGAAAGTCCTTTAGGACTAAATCATACCTTATTGTACATCAGAGGACCCATACTGGGGAAAAACCatataaatgtaatgaatgtgagAAAGCCTTCACTAATACATCACAGCTTACTGTGCACCAACGAagtcatactggagagaagccctataaatgtaatgaatgtggaaagGTTTTCACAAGTAACTCAGGCTTTAATACACATCAAAGAAcacatactggagagaaaccatttAAATGTAATGACTGTGGGAAAGCATTTAGCCAGATGGTACATGTCACAGAACATCAGAAAATCCATAGTGGAGAGAAGCCCTATAAGTGTGATGTCTGTGGAAAAGCCTTCAGGAGGGGTTCTTACCTTACAGTGCATTGGAGAACacacactggagaaaaaccctacaCCTGTAAGGAATGTGGAAAGGGTTATATTACTCTATCACAGCTAACCctacatcagagaattcatactggggAGAGGCCctataaatgtgaagaatgtggaaaagccttcagaACTAACTCAGACTTTACTGTACACTTGAGGATGCATACTGGAGAAAAATCCTATAAGTCtaatgaatgtggaaaagccttcaggAGTAGTTCAAGCCTTACTGTACATCAAAGAATACATCAGAGAGAAAGTAAGTTAATATAAAGAACAATAAGTCATTCACCTAGATGTCAACTCCACAAGATGAATCTTATAAACTGTATTTTATGAATATAGGAAAATCTTCATTAGGAATTCATCAGAAAGTATATAGAGAAACTATAAACAATTATGTGGGAAATCATTTAATAACATTAAATCTTAGAAGTTATAAGGAAACTCTCACTAGaggaaaataatgaacaaatgaaagcCTTCATCCAGATTTCATACTTTACTCATTTAACAAATTATCATTAGTTAATTGCCTATATAtgtatttgcctatttttctattcatttatctGTCTTATAAATCTGGAGgtgctttttatatattttagatattaatcctttgtcattATGTAGCAGATGTTTTTCTTAATCTAGCATTTGTCTTTATACTTTATAGTAATGGCACAACATTTTTATAGGAAAATATATCAtttcctttttagattttttatttagtCATTTTACTTAAAAGAGATCTCCTTAATCCCAGGTTATACATAGTatcctaaatttatttttaagatttttatgattttattttttacacttaagtctttaattcctCTGGACTGGATGGTTCTTCATAGGAGAGCAACTGTAGGTGATCATTATCCCATGAAAAGATTTTGAACCTCAAAATtactcagggaaatgcaaattgaaatgcTCAGTGAGATGAAACTTCCCCTTCATGGATTTGGCAGAAATTAAGAGATCTTTTGCCATTGGGGTTTGGGAAACCATGTACTATTACCTAAAGGTTATATAACATACTTCCACCAGCAGTCCaataatatatattgaaaagtttaaaacataTATACTCTTAGACCCAGCAGTCTCACTTTTGGGATCTGTCCCATAGAAATAAAAGCAGCATCAATgcataagaatataaataaacatgTTTGTTGAAGTATTGTTTGTAGAGGGGGGCAAAGCCCCAATTGCAAACAAATGAATGCCTATTAATAGAGAAATGGTTAGATAAATTCTGACATATCCTTATTATGGAACAGTGtgagagtaattttaaaaatgaactataTCTATACTAGCTGATTTCACTGTATTTCCACAATGTATTGATAAATAATTGCTTTATAAcagaaatgtatatatacaatatatcatttttgttaaaataatcacacccatttattttgtatttatgtgtgtgtggttaGATGCACATGGAGACAGGTATGGAAGAATATACACCAGGCTGTTAATATTGATTACCTTGAGGGGAGTGAGAAAAGGAGAATTAGCAATAAGGGGAGGGGAgactataaaaacagaaaaatgtaaatgctgCATGTATGGTATGAaactatatatgtaatattatgtatttatgtgaACTTTTGAGAGAGATAAATGAAAGGATGGTCTCCAAAAAATTTATGATGGTTATTTCTGTTTTAGTGGAGtatcagatttttttgttttttacttttctgtgttcttaagttaatttttttctttgcaatgaACCtgtaatatttacataaaaaggaaaaatctttttgttgtgcattttatttattgGACACCTTCAATGTGCCAGGACCTACCCTCAGTGCCGGATGTACAATGAAGGGGAGAGGTGCTCATGCATCTGAGAGCA
Protein-coding sequences here:
- the LOC105473499 gene encoding zinc finger protein 624 isoform X3; this encodes MDPTQRNLHKDVMLENYRNLVSLGLAVSKPDMISHLENGKGPWVTMREISRIPYPDMEPKPATKNATQTKDISEDLSQDAVLEKLTENGLWDSRVEGLWKWNDRILRLQNNQENHLSQRIIPLKKTPTSQRGFRFESILIPEPGVATEELHSRCQTQEENFTENLNLVTDTRLGKIICKEMKGSKAIRQTSELTLGKKSNNKEKPYKCGTCGKAFRYRSLLIQHQRTHTKEKPYECNECGKTFSQPSYLSQHKKIHTGEKPYKCNECGKAFIASSSLMVHQRIHTKEKPYQCNVCGKSFSQCARLNQHQRIQTGEKPYKCNECGKAFSDKSKLARHQETHNGEKPYKCDDCGKAFRNKSYLSVRQKTHTEEKLYQCNECGNSFKNTTIFNVHQRIHTGEKPFRCNECGKAYRSNSSLIVHIRTHTGEKPYECNECGKAFNRIANFTEHQRIHTGEKPYKCNECGKAFINYSCLTVHHRMHTGEKPYKCNECGKAFMRSYSLILHQRIHTEEKPYLCNECGESFRIKSYLTVHQRIHTGEKPYKCTDCERAFTRMVHLKEHQKIHTGVKPYKCYDCGKSFRTKSYLIVHQRTHTGEKPYKCNECEKAFTNTSQLTVHQRSHTGEKPYKCNECGKVFTSNSGFNTHQRTHTGEKPFKCNDCGKAFSQMVHVTEHQKIHSGEKPYKCDVCGKAFRRGSYLTVHWRTHTGEKPYTCKECGKGCITLSQLTLHQRIHTGEKPYKCNECGKAFSDKSKLARHQETHNGEKPYKCDDCGKAFRNKSYLSVHQKTHTEEKPYQCNECGNSFKNTTIFNVHQRIHTGEKPFRCNECGKAYRSNSSLIVHIRTHTGEKPYECNECGKAFNRIANFTEHQRIHTGEKPYKCNECGKAFINYSCLTVHHRMHTGEKPYKCNECGKAFMRSYSLILHQRIHTEEKPYLCNECGESFRIKSHLTVHQRIHTGEKPYKCTDCGRAFTKMVHLKEHQKIHTGVKPYKCYDCGKSFRTKSYLIVHQRTHTGEKPYKCNECEKAFTNTSQLTVHQRSHTGEKPYKCNECGKVFTSNSGFNTHQRTHTGEKPFKCNDCGKAFSQMVHVTEHQKIHSGEKPYKCDVCGKAFRRGSYLTVHWRTHTGEKPYTCKECGKGYITLSQLTLHQRIHTGERPYKCEECGKAFRTNSDFTVHLRMHTGEKSYKSNECGKAFRSSSSLTVHQRIHQRENMSLQDSTLSREGKPEAEIMAAVFFSVGPLNPEVTQPDEDLHLHAEETKLVKMKSRSVTQAGVQWYNLGWSAVAQSQLTATFASQESVTFKDVAIDFTLEEWRLMDPTQRNLHKDVMLENYRNLVSLGLAVSKPDMISHLENGKGPWVTMREISTIPYPDMEPKPATKNATQTKDISEDLSQDAVLEKLTENGLWDSRVEGLWKWNDRILRLQNNQENHLSQRIIPLKKTPTSQRGFRFESILIPEPGVATEELHSRCQTQEENFTENLNLVTDTRLGKIICKEMKGSKAIRQTSELTLGKKSNNKEKPYKCGTCGKAFRYRSLLIQHQRTHTKEKPYECNECGKTFSQPSYLSQHKKIHTGEKPYKCNECGKAFIASSSLMVHQRIHTKEKPYQCNVCGKSFSQCARLNQHQRIQTGEKPYKCNECGKAFSDKSKLARHQETHNGEKPYKCDDCGKAFRNKSYLSVHQKTHTEEKPYQCNECGKSFKNTTIFNVHQRIHTGEKPFRCNECGKAYRSNSSLIVHIRTHTGEKPYECNECGKAFNRIANFTEHQRIHTGEKPYKCNECGKAFINYSCLTVHHRMHTGEKPYKCNECGKAFMRSSSLIIHQRIHTEEKPYLCNECGESFRIKSHLTVHQRIHTGEKPYKCTDCERAFTKMVNLKEHQKIHTGVKPYKCYDCGKSFRTKSYLIVHQRTHTGEKPYKCNECEKAFTNTSQLTVHQRRHTGEKPYKCNECGKVFTSNSGFNTHQRTHTGEKPFKCNDCGKAFSQMVHVTEHQKIHSGEKPYKCDVCGKAFRRGSYLTVHWRTHTGEKPYTCKECGKGCITLSQLTLHQRIHTGERPYKCEECGKAFRTNSDFTVHLRMHTGEKPYKCIECGKAFRSSSSLTVHQRIHRRESKLI